The proteins below come from a single Triticum aestivum cultivar Chinese Spring chromosome 5D, IWGSC CS RefSeq v2.1, whole genome shotgun sequence genomic window:
- the LOC123124279 gene encoding wall-associated receptor kinase 5-like, with protein sequence MEGVGLIIGLSVSSGPTILILFLASKIIVRKLKHQKEQKLRQKFFNQNRGQLLQKLVSHRSDIAERMIIPLRDLEKATNKFHPTRKLGGGGHGTVYKGILSDLHVVAIKRSNIVVKSEINEFINEVSILSQINHRNIVKLFGCCLETEVPLLAYEFISNGTLCDYLHKKPLRSVPWRDILRIAVEIGKALSYLHSGISVPVIHRDIKSTNILLDDALTAKVSDFGASRYIPKDKTTITTVVQGTLGYLDPMYFYCGRLTEKSDVYSFGVILIELLTRKMPIIYRSSTGDGLVAQFVELLAEGKLVEILDPQVIEEGGTQVEVVASLAMSCIKLRAEERPTMRSVEMTLEALQGPKEHFRIRDATYEGSYSAMRYTPPVRRASLEDTSRQYSQEEEFVLSASYPR encoded by the exons atggagggagtag GTTTAATCATTGGCCTATCAGTTTCTAGTGGCCCAACTATTCTAATTTTGTTTCTTGCCTCAAAGATAATAGTACGCAAGCTTAAGCATCAGAAGGAACAGAAGTTGAGACAAAAGTTCTTCAATCAAAATCGTGGACAATTGTTGCAAAAATTGGTATCTCATAGGTCAGATATTGCAGAGAGGATGATCATCCCACTAAGGGATCTAGAAAAGGCCACAAACAAGTTCCATCCAACTCGTAAGCTTGGTGGTGGAGGGCATGGTACCGTATACAAAGGAATTTTATCAGACTTGCATGTTGTTGCAATCAAAAGGTCAAATATTGTGGTCAAGAGTGAGATTAACGAGTTTATAAATGAAGTTTCCATACTCTCACAGATCAATCATAGGAACATTGTAAAGCTTTTTGGATGTTGTCTTGAGACAGAAGTCCCCTTGTTGGCTTATGAGTTCATTTCCAATGGAACCCTATGTGATTATCTTCACAAGAAACCACTAAGATCAGTACCTTGGCGAGACATATTAAGGATTGCAGTAGAAATTGGCAAAGCCCTTTCTTACCTTCACTCGGGTATTTCTGTCCCCGTAATACACAGAGATATAAAGTCCACCAATATACTTCTTGATGATGCTTTGACAGCGAAGGTGTCTGACTTTGGAGCTTCAAGGTACATTCCTAAAGATAAAACAACAATTACAACAGTGGTGCAGGGAACGTTGGGATATTTAGATCCTATGTACTTTTATTGTGGCCGTCTAACAGAAAAAAGTGATGTTTATAGCTTTGGAGTTATTCTCATTGAGTTGCTTACAAGGAAGATGCCAATTATATATAGATCCTCCACTGGTGATGGGCTAGTTGCACAATTTGTTGAACTACTTGCAGAAGGTAAATTGGTAGAAATACTAGATCCGCAAGTAATTGAGGAGGGTGGTACCCAAGTTGAAGTGGTAGCTTCTCTAGCTATGTCGTGCATAAAGCTAAGAGCAGAGGAGCGACCAACTATGAGGTCAGTGGAGATGACACTAGAAGCACTTCAAGGACCCAAAGAACATTTTCGGATTCGGGATGCAACATACGAGGGGAGTTATTCGGCAATGAGATATACACCACCAGTAAGAAGGGCAAGCTTAGAGGACACGAGCAGGCAATATAGTCAAGAAGAAGAGTTTGTGTTGTCCGCAAGCTACCCTCGATAG